ATTGGTGCTGGGGacccctgggagagcagaggaggggaacccctgggacccccagagtggggagagcagagaggggcgATCCCAGAGCCGGGGGACCCCGGCTGCCTTGAAAGggggggagcctggagaagagggacCCCTGGGACTCCTCGGATCTCAAAGTAGAGCATCAGGGGAGAAGGGACCCCATGGACCCCCAAAAGCCCCTGGATCATCCCTAAGCAGGATACTGGAGAAAGGACAAGCCTTGGAGCCGTTGGACCCCCAtcatcccaaggaaaggaaaactctggaaCCCCAAAAGTGGAGAGATCAGCGATagggaattcctgggagagatttttttgggctgAATCTTGACATTGTGGAGATTTTCATGGACACAAGACCCCTGCTGACTTCTAGAAATGGAattgggcaggaggagcctctACTCCAAGGCGCTCCCACCTTGGTTTCCCCCAAACCAGAATCTGTCATTGCCAAGCTGTGGcctgatggaggaggaggaaaagccccagagatCCCTCACGAGGAgtggctgcaaacccagcccagggagctgcaggaaggaaagagtCCCCCTGAGCCAGGAAGGTGTCTGGAGATCCAGCCGGAGCTCAGTGGAGAAGCCTCATGGCGGGGAGAAGCCCTacaagtgcttggaatgtgggaagggtTTCAGCTACAGCTCTAGCCTGATGGAACACCAGAACATCCACgctggggagaggccctgtgagtgtggggaacgtgggaagagcttcagtggAACCTCCGACCTCACCAAGGACCAcaagatccacactggggaacggctccatgagtgcttggaatgtcagaagagcttcaggtggaatTCAGGGATCGTCACTCACCAGCACTTCCACACCAGGGAGAGGCCCTGCGAGTGTCccgagtgtgggaagagcttcatgcgctgctccagctcaaTCCCCCATGGGAGGATCCGAGCTGGATGATCCCCAGTGATCCCcgttgggcagagccctggtgaccccCGATCCGGGTGATCCCTGTTGGGTGGGGGAAGGTGTTGGAGAAATTTCTTTGccctgtccttgtgctgctgtgatttggttGGTAATAAATTCCCTCCGTGTGCCCAGGCCGGGTCTGTTGTGCCCGTACCGGATTTGCCGAGGGATCTCTCCCGGTCCTTGTCCCCACGGAGGAACCCTCGGTTCCATTTTCTGTCGCTGTGCGGCTgcggggggcagggacagagcggcTCTGCATCGGGCCAGCGTCACCACTTGCCACGGGCACCCTTGAGATCCCGCGAACCTGGGCAAGCATTtctgggctcacctgagctcccacctgcccagcgCCCCAAggttccccctccccaaaaaatcccccagcccggggctgcagcctcccggAAAGGCCTCAGCCAATCCCAGCGCAGGCAGAAGGCGGCTCAGCCAATGAAAGCGCGGGGCGTTGGATTGCCTCATCGGTTGCCGGGCAGAGCCCGTGGCCAATCGCTCCCCAGCAGTGGCCGGAGCCAATGGGAGCGCGCAGCGCTGccgagcccgccccgctccggacTGGTGCTCCCAGCGCAGCGCGGCTGCTTCGGGGCTGCGGCCCCTGCCCGGCGCTGGCCGTGGGGCGAGGGGCGGCAGCTGGGGCcggactggtggcactggtggtgctgggagccccccCGGCTGCGGGCGCGGGGCTCTCGGGTGAGCGGGGGGGGGCGGGAGGCGGTGGGACGGtgggggggagaagggggaaaagggggcgAAGGGGGGAGCCCGGAatggacaggaggaggaggggacccCCCCAAAAGGGAGAgcgggaggggcagaggggtgggcGAAGGTGAAGGAGCGTTGGGagagggtggggaaaaggggaggggggacccCGAAACTGAGCCCGAGAGTGGCTGGAGATTGGGGGATTTGTAGGAAAATGGGGAAACGGGACCCTTAAAGTGATTTTGGGAGCGGCCAgagatgggaggggaaaaaatgtggaaggggaaatgggggaaggaTGGCACAGAGGAAGCGGCAGCGCGGGCAGGAGGGTCCCATGGCGGccgtggggcacagggagtgcGCAGTGGGGATCCGGGTTGGCCCCCggtgctctgggggtgctgggggggcaccccggagctgtgtcctgcactCACAAGGGTGTTCCAGAGGATGAGATTGAAGAGTGTCACTTGTTGAACGGCACGGAGAAGGTGAGGTTCGTGGAGAGGTTCATCTACAACCGGGAGCAGTTCCTGATATTGGACAGCGACGTCGGGGTGTACGTGGGGTTCATCGCCTATGGGGAGATGAATGCCAAGCGCTCTAACAGGCACCCGGTTCACATGGAGTACTACCGGGCTTTGGTGGACACGCAGTGCTGGCGAAACTACGAGCTTTATGCCCCGTTCACAACGGTGGAGCGCCGAGGGGAGCGCGGGGCAGAGCGCGTCCCCTCAGACCCTGCCCTGCCAATGACCCTGGAACTCCTGAAATTCCCAGTATCCCTCGAGTCTGGGAATCGCCTCAGAGGCGGCAGCCCTCCTTGTGTCCATCACTGGGACATCCTCTCCCACCCAGTGACCCCCCcgtggctcctccagcccatcccagtccatcccggTCACTCCCAGTGCTCTGTGGCGCGTCCATCTCGGTCGAGCGTGGAGATAACGCCTCTCAGCCAATCACAGCTCGTCCCTCCGATGACCCATCTGTTGCTAGGATGATCCGCAGATCCGAGTGCCCCGAGCTGGACTCGGCCTCGCAGCGCCGCGCACGTCATtgccagttccatcccagtccattcccagatccctcccagtgccaccgcAGTCCCTCCAACTCCTTCCCAGACCCTTCCAGTCTATTCCCAGTCCACTCTCCGACTTTCACGCTCTCTCATAGTGCCGAGTGCCCCTCCCACCTTTCTCAGTGCcactccagtccctcccagttcattcccAGACCATCCCAGTTCCAACCAGCCCCTCCAAGTCAATTACCAGTCtattcccagtccattcccagttcaCGACAAGACTTCCACCGTCTCTCCCAGTACCCTCcatcctctcccacctctctcGGTGCCACTcaactccctcccagtccattccctgtccctctccaccCCACTAAagccctcccctctcccagtgctccccagctgattccagtgtgtccccactctctccctctcacagtgcccccagtgtgtcCATCTTGCTGGTGCCCTCGagttcccagcctggccccagccgCCTGCTCTGCTCCGTCATGGATTTCTACCCTGCCCACATCCAGGCGAGGTggttccagggccagcaggagctctcagaCCACATGGTGGCCACCGACATGGTCCCCAACAGGGACTGGActaccagctcctggagctgctggaaacccccacccccagggcaggctcacCTACACCAGCCAGGTGGAGCACGTCAGCCTGGAGCACCccctgagctgcactgggatACGGGGGAGCCCccgggggcactgggagagccactgggctgtgctgggagccactgggaaggagctgaagggagCTGTCTTGGAACtggaagaggggctgggggcttggcaatggctgggaaggggtttgggggatgctggggagggtgagatggggttgggggggtcctggtgggcactgggagggagtttgggggtgctgggtgtgactgggagggagtttgggaGCACTGCCATCCTCTCGCCACCCTGTGTCCTCCTTCACACCCCGTCTTTCCACATCCCCCGTTCCCTACCCGGAATGGGGATTGCTGTGTAAGAGACGGTTGGAAGtttccctcatttgcctcatgaCCGTCGCCAGGACAGACCCTGAGGGCCCTGGCTGGAGTTCTGGCCTGGTTGAAGTGGATGCTCACCAAGTGattgtgtgcaggtgtgcttgCTGTGCCTCCACGGTCTCACACCTGCTTCACCATCCCACAACAGCCCATGAATTTCCCCATCTCTTGGCCAAATGAACTTTCTGAGCTAACTCTGGTGATCCCCCCACGGAAGATCCCTCATCTGCCTCATGACCACCATCAAGGATGGAGACTGAAGCCCCCTCCCAAGGAATGAGACTGAGACCCTTATAATTCTAACACAGGATGCTGGCCTGACGGAAGTGGGATGTCTGCCAAGTGGTGCCTGCAGGTGTGTTCGCTGGACCAAGACTGGTTTCCCACAGAACCAATCCTGAAACAATgggtcccactcactgctgagaTTGCTTTGTCCTGTTTTGGAACATGGACTGTCCATACCTGTTTTCAATACACTTATTCTCTGTTGTCTTAACCCATTCTCCCCTCAGCAGAGGACTATAAGAGACCCCTGAGTTAACCAAAGAATTTGAGATTCTCCTCGATGTGACAAGACGGATCTACTGCCGGACCACAGGGATTTCATCTCTCCATTGGCAGCTATTCCCCCCagcccttcttttttcctctctctctctctatcctttatctcctttctaatccttctatcgcatttgctgtgggcactcagtaaaggtgcatttgttttgatgaatactgaaatcccctctgtgttgttttgcactctgagatcagttaATGAACCATCACAACCCCACTTGTACAAGTGGATCATGGCAGGCCGCGCCGTCCTGGGCCCTCCTTCTGAAAACGGCGCTGACCACGCTGTTTAagattcccctttttcccaccaattccttctcctctggtcccaaacctccccttcccccctacctacctacctctcccccttcctgctgtgcctctgcagctggccctgccccgGGCCCGCGTGGCGCGGCTGCGAGCCCCGTGCAGGAGTCAGCCGGCCTCACCACCACCCTGTGAAAAACCAATGACTCgttataaaaatttaaatgtttaatagtaataaaatagttacaaaaacaggaataaaaaaatagaacagTAAGAACTTGGACAATCAGAGTTAGgacaataaaggacaataaaaaagcaaagaattatgaACATTTGGATGCTTTCCTCATAAAAGCATGTCAGCTAACAAAGggttaacccttaaaagcaatagcctgctgcatattcataaatctcatacatgatgcaaacattcctttcaaaGTAGAGATTTTTCTGGTTATTGTCACCTTACCCCCCTACATCTCGTAAATCCTGGTTTGGCTCCGTGGAGTCTGAAAGAAGGAGGTGAAAGGAGTCTGGTTCTTCATGATaaggaggcaataattcttCTCTTTGGGATTTAAgtgtcttgttgctgttatctctgtgaAAAGAATTTCTTGAACATCTCATCCCTTTCTTGAGCTAGTtagaaaagtatcttacatcgcatagtttctattttaatattatgccatagcctaaaactatatttaccacactacttaagaggATTAACACAGCATTAATTAAGTAAAACAGattaactttctaacataacacacataatattccttttattatttgcaaaaagccaaccATATAATACTCATTTTTCACAATAACAACACCCACAATACCAGCGCCAACACTGAGACCAAACACTAAAGTCTGTGCCCCTCATGAAGAGGGGATCAAAGAACTGCACCCCTCCTGGTGAGGAGATCAAAAGCCTGAGGAGATTGAGCTGTTAACTCATGAagtaaaaatgtattcatttaatcaagtatcatcatttctgttactttatcctttgtgattaagactcaaatgcttttctattccttgttaatcataattaaaaattattaattattaatattaatttgcGGAATAAtattctttttggttttttaaactaTTCAGTCATATTCCCGAGAATCCCCTTATTTTAAGTTATTCAGCATGCATTGATCAATTTAAAAACAGGGAGTTGTGGAGTGCCCCTGTTCCTAAGAGACAGGAATTTGATCTCACCCTCCTTGTGCTGCTAAGAACTCCTCTCTTGCCTCCAACGCCAACTCCCCCCTGGGATCCCCTGTAAAAAACCCCGGCCCTGCCTTTGCCTGGTCCTTCGTCCCCATCCCGCCCCTCCTGCCCGGGGGTAAGGAATAGATTCTGGAGCTTTCTGGAACCAGGACCCATCTCGTTTGTTCCCCTGCCCAGCGCCGGCAGCTGCGCCCTCCGTGGGCACGATGAACCCAGCTGCAACACACTGcaacagcagggagcccagaattaccccaaattccccaaaactccGGTCAGGGACCaggaaattaccccaaaattaccccaaaactcCGCTCAAGGATcacaaaattaccccaaatcccccaaaactctgctcagagaacacaaaattaccccaaaataccccaaactcCAGTCggggatcccaaaatccccccaaatccagtcAGGAAATCCAGTCCTaaaatccctgcaggacccccaaaaatcgccccaaattccctcaggaTGCCCAAAACCCagtcaggacccccaaaaaatcccttcaggatccctcaaaatccccctccaaattcctgcaggacccccccagaccccctcaaGACCCCGTaaaatccccctcaaatccACTCACAACTCCAGTTCTCCATAGAGACCCcaccaaaatctccccaaaaaccttCACGAGTCCCCAGTTCTCCCTCAGGACCCTCCAAAgcccctcacatcccctcagccccgtcacaacctcccaaatcccctcaggaccctcaATTCTCCCTCAGAATCCCTCAAAATCACCCCTAAACCCCTTCACAACCCCCCAGTTCTCCCTCAGGACTCTCACATACCCTCAGGACCCCACAAACACCCTCACATCCCTTCAGACCCCCAATCTCctcacaaacccccaaaatctccccctaacccctcaggaccccctaGATCCCCCTCAGGactccccaaagcccctcagAACCCTCCACATCctctcaggaccccccaaaacccctcagatcCCCTGTTAACCCTCTCAGGACCCTCCATATCCCCTCacgaacccccaaaccccctcacgACCCCCCTGATCCCCTCAGAACCCCCAAGTCTCTCTCacgaacccccaaaccccctcagctcCCCCCAACTCCCTCCTCACCCGCCCCCTTCCCCTCGCTCCCGGTGCTGACTGCGGTCGCTGTCGCCCATCCCGTGCTGCCGGCAGGGGTCCCGGGGCTCCCTCGGCGCCCCCAAATtcccgccccgccccccccgcggcctcggcccggccccgctccgccgccgctgGGCCCCACCGGGACCACAATGCCCACAATGCACCGAGTCTCAGCCGGAAGCAGCCGCCGACGCCGACGCGGGGGTAACTTCTGCCAGTACTTCTGCCATGCATTCTGATTGGTCCGCGCAGCGTTTGGCGCTTCTCGCCAGAGGTCTCGCGAGAGAAGCAGCGCGGCCATGTTTGTTAAGGGCAATTTTGTGGGCTCCTCAGAGCGCTCCGCGTTCTCTCATAAATCCAGCTGGGAACGGTGGAATGAATGCGCCTGGAAATGGCGGGATGGAGCCTAAATCTCCTCGGGCTGAGCCTAAACCCCCTGGGATTGAGCCAAGGCGGCCAAATCCTGGACCTTCCCATGGATTTTGGCGGTACCACTCGGGGGCTGGGGGCCACCACAAGTGCCATgaggtccctgacacctcccctgtccccccaccagctgtccctggccgtgctgctgccacaggtcACCGTAGTGGCTACCCTGGGCAAACCTACTGGCCATCCTACCCAGTCTGAACGAGGAGATGAGGCCGTTCCTGTCCCCAAGGTGCCTGtacagggagctggagaaagtCACCAGGGAGCTCCGGACCAATCTGTACTCCACTGATGACACCTGGAGGcactgcagtgtcacctccGATGATGGAAGACGCTGTCAACCCCCTGAGCCAGGCGCTGGCTGCCTGCAAGAGCA
This region of Haemorhous mexicanus isolate bHaeMex1 chromosome 32, bHaeMex1.pri, whole genome shotgun sequence genomic DNA includes:
- the LOC132340587 gene encoding uncharacterized protein LOC132340587, which translates into the protein MGEGWHRGSGSAGRRVPWRPWGTGSAQWGSGLAPGALGVLGGHPGAVSCTHKGVPEDEIEECHLLNGTEKVRFVERFIYNREQFLILDSDVGVYVGFIAYGEMNAKRSNRHPVHMEYYRALVDTQCWRNYELYAPFTTVERRGERGAERVPSDPALPMTLELLKFPVSLESGNRLRGGSPPCVHHWDILSHPVTPPWLLQPIPVHPGHSQCSVARPSRSSVEITPLSQSQLVPPMTHLLLG